In the Malania oleifera isolate guangnan ecotype guangnan chromosome 1, ASM2987363v1, whole genome shotgun sequence genome, one interval contains:
- the LOC131152626 gene encoding protein SPA1-RELATED 3-like isoform X2 — MCWASCSTHRWMTMEGSSESGWHKSESSRGLSRLIRANRISFSGDESRESGLIPEGEESNRIVLAHTDHFKTQVDFSGVCEDEVAADPFVRAIEWGDVSLRQWLDKPERSVDAFECLHIFRQIVEIVNMAHSQGIVVHNVRPSCFVMSSFNHVSFIESASCSDSGSDSLEDGMNNQTLEVKGSSSLLPKDSHRQGIALRSEDTRPEVTPANASQMESETSCALQSNPVYATCVSFVERREIKDSRSGEENEEKKQAFPLKQILLMECSWYTSPEEVAGAPSCCASDIYRLGVLLFELFCAVTSREEKSRTMSSMRHRVLPPQLLLKWPKEASFCLWLLHPDPNSRPTMGDLLQSEFLNEPRDNLEEREAAIELQEKIEEQELLLEFLLLIQQRKQEAADKLQDTISLLSSDIEEVTKQQTVVKKKGGSFLESGNDNHSATDLSSINIVENDDSATLMGSRKRFRPGVPSQNAEELDCNLDEGKKSDTHTENQESIISKSSRLMKNFKKLESAYLLTRRRPIRPSAKPVARYSPISSSGKGSVVITERSSVNNAPSNEPFCEGRESGWINPFLEGLCKYLSFSKLKVKADLKQGDVLNSSNLVCSISFDRDGEFFATAGVNKKIKVFEFNSILNEEHDIHYPMVEMASKSKLSSICWNSYIKSQIASSNFEGVVQVWDITRSQALAEMREHESRVWSIDFSLADPTLLASGSDDGSVKLWNINQAILFLHLVDVSFETKHNTLKLWDLSMCTSRVLDSPLQSFTGHMNLKNFVGLSVSEGYIATGSETNEVFIYHKGFAMPMLSFKFNSTDLFFGQEMDDAAQFISSVCWRGQSSTLVAANSKGNIKILEMV, encoded by the exons ATGTGCTGGGCTTCATGCAGCACCCATAGGTGGATGACAATGGAGGGTTCGTCCGAGTCTGGTTGGCACAAGTCGGAAAGTTCTAGGGGCTTAAGTAGGTTGATTCGTGCCAACAGAATCAGCTTTTCAGGAGACGAATCACGTGAATCTGGGCTTATACCGGAGGGAGAGGAGAGCAATCGAATTGTTCTGGCTCACACTGATCACTTCAAAACCCAGGTTGACTTTTCTGGGGTTTGTGAGGATGAGGTCGCGGCCGACCCTTTTGTTCGAGCTATAGAATGGGGTGATGTGAGCTTGAGGCAGTGGCTGGATAAACCAGAAAGATCGGTTGATGCATTTGAATGCTTGCACATATTCAGGCAGATAGTGGAGATAGTTAACATGGCACACTCCCAAGGAATTGTTGTTCATAATGTGCGGCCGTCGTGCTTCGTCATGTCCTCTTTCAATCATGTTTCCTTCATTGAATCTGCGTCTTGTTCCGACTCGGGTTCTGATTCTCTCGAGGATGGGATGAACAACCAGACTCTGGAGGTGAAAGGGTCATCCTCGCTCTTGCCAAAAGACTCGCATCGGCAAGGAATCGCGTTAAGAAGTGAAGACACAAGACCCGAGGTAACTCCAGCAAATGCTTCCCAGATGGAATCTGAAACCAGTTGCGCTTTGCAGTCGAATCCAGTCTATGCAACGTGTGTATCATTTGTCGAGCGGAGAGAAATCAAAGATAGCAGGAGtggagaagaaaatgaagaaaagaagCAAGCATTTCCATTGAAACAGATATTGCTTATGGAGTGCAGTTGGTACACTAGTCCCGAAGAAGTTGCTGGCGCTCCAAGCTGCTGTGCTTCTGACATTTATAGATTGGGGGTCCTCCTTTTTGAG TTATTCTGCGCAGTTACGTCAAGAGAAGAAAAGAGTAGAACAATGTCTAGTATGAGACATAGAGTTCTTCCTCCTCAGTTACTGCTGAAGTGGCCCAAAGAAGCTTCATTTTGCTTGTGGCTGCTGCATCCTGACCCAAATAGTCGACCAACAATGGG TGATTTGCTACAAAGTGAGTTTCTTAATGAACCAAGAGATAATCTGGAAGAGCGTGAAGCTGCAATAGAGCTTCAAGAGAAAATCGAGGAGCAAGAGTTATTGCTGGAATTCCTTTTGCTGATACAGCAAAGAAAGCAGGAAGCTGCTGACAAATTGCAGGATACCATTTCCCTTCTGTCTTCTGATATTGAAGAAGTTACAAAGCAGCAAACAGTTGTCAAGAAAAAGGGAGGTTCATTTTTGGAATCTGGCAATGACAATCATTCAGCAACAGATCTTTCTTCTATAAATATTGTCGAAAATGATGATTCTGCTACCTTGATGGGGTCCAGGAAGCGATTTAGGCCAGGAGTTCCAAGTCAGAATGCAGAGGAACTTGATTGTAATTTAGATGAGGGTAAGAAGTCAGATACTCACActgaaaatcaagaaagtattATTTCTAAAAGTTCACGATTGATGAAGAACTTTAAGAAGCTAGAGTCAGCTTATCTTTTGACAAGACGCAGGCCCATCAGGCCCTCTGCCAAACCAGTGGCTAGATATTCGCCAATAAGTAGTAGTGGCAAAGGGTCAGTTGTCATAACCGAAAGAAGTTCTGTGAATAATGCACCATCAAATGAGCCATTCTGTGAGGGTAGAGAAAGTGGGTGGATAAACCCATTCCTTGAGGGTTTGTGCAAATATCTATCTTTCAGTAAGTTGAAGGTTAAGGCAGACTTAAAGCAGGGGGATGTCTTAAATTCTTCCAATCTAGTGTGCTCTATCAGTTTTGATCGCGATGGAGAATTTTTTGCTACAGCTGGTGTAAATAAGAAGATTAAAGTGTTTGAATTTAATTCAATCCTAAACGAAGAACATGATATTCACTATCCCATGGTTGAAATGGCTAGTAAATCAAAGCTAAGCAGTATATGCTGGAATAGTTATATCAAGAGCCAGATTGCTTCAAGCAACTTTGAAGGTGTAGTGCAG GTGTGGGATATTACAAGAAGTCAAGCACTTGCAGAAATGAGAGAGCATGAGAGCCGTGTATGGTCCATCGACTTCTCATTAGCTGATCCAACATTGTTGGCTAGCGGGAGTGATGATGGTTCTGTTAAGCTATGGAATATCAATCAGGCAATTCTATTTTTGCACTTGGTGGATGTCAGCTTTGAAACTAAAC ATAACACCCTGAAGCTTTGGGATTTGTCAATGTGCACTTCTCGGGTTCTGGACAGCCCTCTTCAATCATTTACAGGTCACATGAATCTAAAG AACTTTGTCGGTTTATCTGTATCTGAAGGTTACATTGCTACAGGCTCAGAAACGAATGAG
- the LOC131152626 gene encoding protein SPA1-RELATED 3-like isoform X1, producing MCWASCSTHRWMTMEGSSESGWHKSESSRGLSRLIRANRISFSGDESRESGLIPEGEESNRIVLAHTDHFKTQVDFSGVCEDEVAADPFVRAIEWGDVSLRQWLDKPERSVDAFECLHIFRQIVEIVNMAHSQGIVVHNVRPSCFVMSSFNHVSFIESASCSDSGSDSLEDGMNNQTLEVKGSSSLLPKDSHRQGIALRSEDTRPEVTPANASQMESETSCALQSNPVYATCVSFVERREIKDSRSGEENEEKKQAFPLKQILLMECSWYTSPEEVAGAPSCCASDIYRLGVLLFELFCAVTSREEKSRTMSSMRHRVLPPQLLLKWPKEASFCLWLLHPDPNSRPTMGDLLQSEFLNEPRDNLEEREAAIELQEKIEEQELLLEFLLLIQQRKQEAADKLQDTISLLSSDIEEVTKQQTVVKKKGGSFLESGNDNHSATDLSSINIVENDDSATLMGSRKRFRPGVPSQNAEELDCNLDEGKKSDTHTENQESIISKSSRLMKNFKKLESAYLLTRRRPIRPSAKPVARYSPISSSGKGSVVITERSSVNNAPSNEPFCEGRESGWINPFLEGLCKYLSFSKLKVKADLKQGDVLNSSNLVCSISFDRDGEFFATAGVNKKIKVFEFNSILNEEHDIHYPMVEMASKSKLSSICWNSYIKSQIASSNFEGVVQVWDITRSQALAEMREHESRVWSIDFSLADPTLLASGSDDGSVKLWNINQGVSVGTIKTKANVCCVQFPLDSGRSLAFGSADHRIYYYDLRNSKIPLCTLIGHSKTVSYVKFVDSTNLVSASTDNTLKLWDLSMCTSRVLDSPLQSFTGHMNLKNFVGLSVSEGYIATGSETNEVFIYHKGFAMPMLSFKFNSTDLFFGQEMDDAAQFISSVCWRGQSSTLVAANSKGNIKILEMV from the exons ATGTGCTGGGCTTCATGCAGCACCCATAGGTGGATGACAATGGAGGGTTCGTCCGAGTCTGGTTGGCACAAGTCGGAAAGTTCTAGGGGCTTAAGTAGGTTGATTCGTGCCAACAGAATCAGCTTTTCAGGAGACGAATCACGTGAATCTGGGCTTATACCGGAGGGAGAGGAGAGCAATCGAATTGTTCTGGCTCACACTGATCACTTCAAAACCCAGGTTGACTTTTCTGGGGTTTGTGAGGATGAGGTCGCGGCCGACCCTTTTGTTCGAGCTATAGAATGGGGTGATGTGAGCTTGAGGCAGTGGCTGGATAAACCAGAAAGATCGGTTGATGCATTTGAATGCTTGCACATATTCAGGCAGATAGTGGAGATAGTTAACATGGCACACTCCCAAGGAATTGTTGTTCATAATGTGCGGCCGTCGTGCTTCGTCATGTCCTCTTTCAATCATGTTTCCTTCATTGAATCTGCGTCTTGTTCCGACTCGGGTTCTGATTCTCTCGAGGATGGGATGAACAACCAGACTCTGGAGGTGAAAGGGTCATCCTCGCTCTTGCCAAAAGACTCGCATCGGCAAGGAATCGCGTTAAGAAGTGAAGACACAAGACCCGAGGTAACTCCAGCAAATGCTTCCCAGATGGAATCTGAAACCAGTTGCGCTTTGCAGTCGAATCCAGTCTATGCAACGTGTGTATCATTTGTCGAGCGGAGAGAAATCAAAGATAGCAGGAGtggagaagaaaatgaagaaaagaagCAAGCATTTCCATTGAAACAGATATTGCTTATGGAGTGCAGTTGGTACACTAGTCCCGAAGAAGTTGCTGGCGCTCCAAGCTGCTGTGCTTCTGACATTTATAGATTGGGGGTCCTCCTTTTTGAG TTATTCTGCGCAGTTACGTCAAGAGAAGAAAAGAGTAGAACAATGTCTAGTATGAGACATAGAGTTCTTCCTCCTCAGTTACTGCTGAAGTGGCCCAAAGAAGCTTCATTTTGCTTGTGGCTGCTGCATCCTGACCCAAATAGTCGACCAACAATGGG TGATTTGCTACAAAGTGAGTTTCTTAATGAACCAAGAGATAATCTGGAAGAGCGTGAAGCTGCAATAGAGCTTCAAGAGAAAATCGAGGAGCAAGAGTTATTGCTGGAATTCCTTTTGCTGATACAGCAAAGAAAGCAGGAAGCTGCTGACAAATTGCAGGATACCATTTCCCTTCTGTCTTCTGATATTGAAGAAGTTACAAAGCAGCAAACAGTTGTCAAGAAAAAGGGAGGTTCATTTTTGGAATCTGGCAATGACAATCATTCAGCAACAGATCTTTCTTCTATAAATATTGTCGAAAATGATGATTCTGCTACCTTGATGGGGTCCAGGAAGCGATTTAGGCCAGGAGTTCCAAGTCAGAATGCAGAGGAACTTGATTGTAATTTAGATGAGGGTAAGAAGTCAGATACTCACActgaaaatcaagaaagtattATTTCTAAAAGTTCACGATTGATGAAGAACTTTAAGAAGCTAGAGTCAGCTTATCTTTTGACAAGACGCAGGCCCATCAGGCCCTCTGCCAAACCAGTGGCTAGATATTCGCCAATAAGTAGTAGTGGCAAAGGGTCAGTTGTCATAACCGAAAGAAGTTCTGTGAATAATGCACCATCAAATGAGCCATTCTGTGAGGGTAGAGAAAGTGGGTGGATAAACCCATTCCTTGAGGGTTTGTGCAAATATCTATCTTTCAGTAAGTTGAAGGTTAAGGCAGACTTAAAGCAGGGGGATGTCTTAAATTCTTCCAATCTAGTGTGCTCTATCAGTTTTGATCGCGATGGAGAATTTTTTGCTACAGCTGGTGTAAATAAGAAGATTAAAGTGTTTGAATTTAATTCAATCCTAAACGAAGAACATGATATTCACTATCCCATGGTTGAAATGGCTAGTAAATCAAAGCTAAGCAGTATATGCTGGAATAGTTATATCAAGAGCCAGATTGCTTCAAGCAACTTTGAAGGTGTAGTGCAG GTGTGGGATATTACAAGAAGTCAAGCACTTGCAGAAATGAGAGAGCATGAGAGCCGTGTATGGTCCATCGACTTCTCATTAGCTGATCCAACATTGTTGGCTAGCGGGAGTGATGATGGTTCTGTTAAGCTATGGAATATCAATCAG GGAGTAAGTGTTGGTACCATCAAAACAAAGGCCAATGTCTGCTGTGTTCAGTTTCCCTTGGATTCTGGCCGTTCACTTGCATTTGGTTCTGCAGATCATAGAATTTATTACTATGATCTCCGCAACTCAAAAATACCTCTGTGCACACTAATTGGGCACAGCAAGACTGTGAGTTATGTCAAGTTTGTAGATTCAACAAACCTTGTTTCTGCATCCACAGATAACACCCTGAAGCTTTGGGATTTGTCAATGTGCACTTCTCGGGTTCTGGACAGCCCTCTTCAATCATTTACAGGTCACATGAATCTAAAG AACTTTGTCGGTTTATCTGTATCTGAAGGTTACATTGCTACAGGCTCAGAAACGAATGAG
- the LOC131152626 gene encoding protein SPA1-RELATED 3-like isoform X3: MCWASCSTHRWMTMEGSSESGWHKSESSRGLSRLIRANRISFSGDESRESGLIPEGEESNRIVLAHTDHFKTQVDFSGVCEDEVAADPFVRAIEWGDVSLRQWLDKPERSVDAFECLHIFRQIVEIVNMAHSQGIVVHNVRPSCFVMSSFNHVSFIESASCSDSGSDSLEDGMNNQTLEVKGSSSLLPKDSHRQGIALRSEDTRPEVTPANASQMESETSCALQSNPVYATCVSFVERREIKDSRSGEENEEKKQAFPLKQILLMECSWYTSPEEVAGAPSCCASDIYRLGVLLFELFCAVTSREEKSRTMSSMRHRVLPPQLLLKWPKEASFCLWLLHPDPNSRPTMGDLLQSEFLNEPRDNLEEREAAIELQEKIEEQELLLEFLLLIQQRKQEAADKLQDTISLLSSDIEEVTKQQTVVKKKGGSFLESGNDNHSATDLSSINIVENDDSATLMGSRKRFRPGVPSQNAEELDCNLDEGKKSDTHTENQESIISKSSRLMKNFKKLESAYLLTRRRPIRPSAKPVARYSPISSSGKGSVVITERSSVNNAPSNEPFCEGRESGWINPFLEGLCKYLSFSKLKVKADLKQGDVLNSSNLVCSISFDRDGEFFATAGVNKKIKVFEFNSILNEEHDIHYPMVEMASKSKLSSICWNSYIKSQIASSNFEGVVQVWDITRSQALAEMREHESRVWSIDFSLADPTLLASGSDDGSVKLWNINQAILFLHLVDVSFETKRSKCWYHQNKGQCLLCSVSLGFWPFTCIWFCRS, from the exons ATGTGCTGGGCTTCATGCAGCACCCATAGGTGGATGACAATGGAGGGTTCGTCCGAGTCTGGTTGGCACAAGTCGGAAAGTTCTAGGGGCTTAAGTAGGTTGATTCGTGCCAACAGAATCAGCTTTTCAGGAGACGAATCACGTGAATCTGGGCTTATACCGGAGGGAGAGGAGAGCAATCGAATTGTTCTGGCTCACACTGATCACTTCAAAACCCAGGTTGACTTTTCTGGGGTTTGTGAGGATGAGGTCGCGGCCGACCCTTTTGTTCGAGCTATAGAATGGGGTGATGTGAGCTTGAGGCAGTGGCTGGATAAACCAGAAAGATCGGTTGATGCATTTGAATGCTTGCACATATTCAGGCAGATAGTGGAGATAGTTAACATGGCACACTCCCAAGGAATTGTTGTTCATAATGTGCGGCCGTCGTGCTTCGTCATGTCCTCTTTCAATCATGTTTCCTTCATTGAATCTGCGTCTTGTTCCGACTCGGGTTCTGATTCTCTCGAGGATGGGATGAACAACCAGACTCTGGAGGTGAAAGGGTCATCCTCGCTCTTGCCAAAAGACTCGCATCGGCAAGGAATCGCGTTAAGAAGTGAAGACACAAGACCCGAGGTAACTCCAGCAAATGCTTCCCAGATGGAATCTGAAACCAGTTGCGCTTTGCAGTCGAATCCAGTCTATGCAACGTGTGTATCATTTGTCGAGCGGAGAGAAATCAAAGATAGCAGGAGtggagaagaaaatgaagaaaagaagCAAGCATTTCCATTGAAACAGATATTGCTTATGGAGTGCAGTTGGTACACTAGTCCCGAAGAAGTTGCTGGCGCTCCAAGCTGCTGTGCTTCTGACATTTATAGATTGGGGGTCCTCCTTTTTGAG TTATTCTGCGCAGTTACGTCAAGAGAAGAAAAGAGTAGAACAATGTCTAGTATGAGACATAGAGTTCTTCCTCCTCAGTTACTGCTGAAGTGGCCCAAAGAAGCTTCATTTTGCTTGTGGCTGCTGCATCCTGACCCAAATAGTCGACCAACAATGGG TGATTTGCTACAAAGTGAGTTTCTTAATGAACCAAGAGATAATCTGGAAGAGCGTGAAGCTGCAATAGAGCTTCAAGAGAAAATCGAGGAGCAAGAGTTATTGCTGGAATTCCTTTTGCTGATACAGCAAAGAAAGCAGGAAGCTGCTGACAAATTGCAGGATACCATTTCCCTTCTGTCTTCTGATATTGAAGAAGTTACAAAGCAGCAAACAGTTGTCAAGAAAAAGGGAGGTTCATTTTTGGAATCTGGCAATGACAATCATTCAGCAACAGATCTTTCTTCTATAAATATTGTCGAAAATGATGATTCTGCTACCTTGATGGGGTCCAGGAAGCGATTTAGGCCAGGAGTTCCAAGTCAGAATGCAGAGGAACTTGATTGTAATTTAGATGAGGGTAAGAAGTCAGATACTCACActgaaaatcaagaaagtattATTTCTAAAAGTTCACGATTGATGAAGAACTTTAAGAAGCTAGAGTCAGCTTATCTTTTGACAAGACGCAGGCCCATCAGGCCCTCTGCCAAACCAGTGGCTAGATATTCGCCAATAAGTAGTAGTGGCAAAGGGTCAGTTGTCATAACCGAAAGAAGTTCTGTGAATAATGCACCATCAAATGAGCCATTCTGTGAGGGTAGAGAAAGTGGGTGGATAAACCCATTCCTTGAGGGTTTGTGCAAATATCTATCTTTCAGTAAGTTGAAGGTTAAGGCAGACTTAAAGCAGGGGGATGTCTTAAATTCTTCCAATCTAGTGTGCTCTATCAGTTTTGATCGCGATGGAGAATTTTTTGCTACAGCTGGTGTAAATAAGAAGATTAAAGTGTTTGAATTTAATTCAATCCTAAACGAAGAACATGATATTCACTATCCCATGGTTGAAATGGCTAGTAAATCAAAGCTAAGCAGTATATGCTGGAATAGTTATATCAAGAGCCAGATTGCTTCAAGCAACTTTGAAGGTGTAGTGCAG GTGTGGGATATTACAAGAAGTCAAGCACTTGCAGAAATGAGAGAGCATGAGAGCCGTGTATGGTCCATCGACTTCTCATTAGCTGATCCAACATTGTTGGCTAGCGGGAGTGATGATGGTTCTGTTAAGCTATGGAATATCAATCAGGCAATTCTATTTTTGCACTTGGTGGATGTCAGCTTTGAAACTAAAC GGAGTAAGTGTTGGTACCATCAAAACAAAGGCCAATGTCTGCTGTGTTCAGTTTCCCTTGGATTCTGGCCGTTCACTTGCATTTGGTTCTGCAGATCATAG